The window GCCATGGGCGTGATGTCAGGCCAGTACGAGGTCGTGATCGGGGGGGGCGTCGAGCACATGACCCGGGTCCCCATGGGCTCGAACGGCCAGGGGCCGGGGGAAGGGCCGGTCAGTCCTAAGCTCTCCGAGCGTTACCAGATCATCCCCCAGGGGCTCTCCGCCGAGCTGATCGCTGAGAAGTGGGGGCTCAAGCGTGAGGAACTGGACGAATTCTCAGCCCAGAGCCATGAGAAGGCCGGGCGGGCCATTGCCGAGGGCCGGTTCAAGCGCGAGATCGTCCCGGTGACGTTGCCGGACGGGAGCGTCTTCGACACCGATGAGGGCGTGCGTGTCCCGGTGAATCGCGAGAAGATGGCGACCCTGGCCCCCTCGTTCAAGCCTGATGGCGTCGTGACCGCGGCGAATTCCAGCCAGATCTCCGACGGGGCAGCGGCACTCCTGATCGTGTCAGAGGCCAGAGCGAAGGCGCTCGGCCTCAACCCGCGCGCGCGGTTCATCGCCACGGCGCTGGCCGGGGTGGATCCGACCATCATGCTGACGGGGCCGATCCCGGCCACGCAGCGGGTGCTGAAGAAGGCCGGGCTGAAGCTGGATCAGGTCAACGTGACCGAGATCAACGAGGCTTTCGCGTCGGTCGTCCTGGCCTGGGAGCGGGAGCTGCACCCCGATATGACGCGGGTCAACGTGAACGGCGGGGCGATCGCGCTCGGCCACCCGCTCGGCTGCACCGGGGCCAAGCTGATGACCACGCTGCTCCACGAGCTGGAGCGCACGGGCGGGCGCTACGGGCTCCAGACCATGTGCATCGGCTTCGGGCAGGGCATCGCGACGATCATCGAGCGACTTTGAGTCGGAGGGGGCCTCGACGGCCCCCTCCGAAACCTCCCCCGACGGCTGCGCGGGCGAAGCCCGCGCTCGGAGTGGAACCGGCAACGGTGGGCGAACTGTCAGGAGCGCGAGCGCATTGACCGTGTTGCT is drawn from Candidatus Rokuibacteriota bacterium and contains these coding sequences:
- a CDS encoding thiolase family protein is translated as MHTAVIVEAVRTAVGKRNGKLSGIRPDDLLAHTLKELVTRAKIDPNEVEDVVVGCVDQVGEQGFNIARNAALIAGFPLDVCGTTLDRMCGSGQQAANFAAMGVMSGQYEVVIGGGVEHMTRVPMGSNGQGPGEGPVSPKLSERYQIIPQGLSAELIAEKWGLKREELDEFSAQSHEKAGRAIAEGRFKREIVPVTLPDGSVFDTDEGVRVPVNREKMATLAPSFKPDGVVTAANSSQISDGAAALLIVSEARAKALGLNPRARFIATALAGVDPTIMLTGPIPATQRVLKKAGLKLDQVNVTEINEAFASVVLAWERELHPDMTRVNVNGGAIALGHPLGCTGAKLMTTLLHELERTGGRYGLQTMCIGFGQGIATIIERL